One Xiphophorus maculatus strain JP 163 A chromosome 23, X_maculatus-5.0-male, whole genome shotgun sequence genomic window, AAGCAGCCATGTTGGTTGTTTAGCAAAGTGCCTGAAAGGCTCTGTTCTGCACACTTTGGTTCGGTTTTCTACCCAGTTTCAAGCTGCTGGCGTACCACAGGACTTAAGAGGAAAGGAATAATCTGGACCTGTACATAGTCGTTGCTGTCGATCCATatgtgctgctttttatttatgagtGTAGGATCTACGGCTGTCTTAAGAGATGCACTGAAGTAGCGGGTCTAATTTCATCAAAAGGGTCAGAGACTTTCACAGCACTATACTGCCATCTGCTTAAATCTACCGCCATCTGGGGTTTaggtgataaaaaaaacccccactgTTGTCcatatgttttaattaatcGCTGTGATTTCCAATACAAATATTAACTAAGGTCATCCTCGAAGAGGCTTAGTGTGCGCTTTTGTACAACTGGAGTATTGCCGTTACTGTGCCTTCAGTCTGCAGTACTTGTGTGGTAGAACTGTAGGAAGAgccaaatatgaaaaaaaaaaaaaaaaacaatgtttcaaaaacaattttactgCCATGTtaagtttacatatttattgaatattatgCCCAGTTAGAGATAAACAGACAATgatcattgttgtttttttttgttgggttgttttttgtttttttttaacgcaAATGATCACGTCTGCttatcttgttttgtttggggggtttttgtcctttttttggtCAACTACTGTTGCTTCTTTTTGTAAAGACCAAAATATGTAAACAAGGTCACTCAGGAAGACAAGTAAATATAATAAAGCGTGAAATGAATTGTCAAATGAGCGGGTTTTGCTTCCATAGGAAcattgaaatgacaaaattctTGTGGGCACCTAATTTATTTAAGAGCTAATGTGCTTAACATGAAGACACTTCTTGGCAATAGTCCCAACTGGCCTACTGTAATAGTCTGTGTGTCGTAACAGTTCAATATATACACTTGGTATGAAGCGGATCAGAAGTCTTGTTTCACTTCATCGGAGTGTTTTTCTACGTATTTTACCAATTATTGTTGTATTGACGGGTTTTCGTCGTTGGGACTTTAAGACGATGGCAAATACTTTCCAGATGTTTGTTAGGCCAACTTACATTTGTTATTCCAATCATGACCACATTGTGTGTGTTcagcatttcagaaataaacacttttttttttcatatttgtgttttggtatttttccaCTCTTTCacacaggattttttttttccctagcaatcataaaatattgaaatattccATAAGTTAACTTTATATATCAAGGAAGAAAGCAACTGGTATCTATGTGTTTAAGTAGTCAAACTTTGTGTCATTCACTActattttaatgctttattcACTTGGCACAGGATGATTGTATTCATGAGTCACCAAAACTCATAAATACAAGAAACGTTTGGTAGTACATTTGACGtactgaaaagaaaagttgCAACACTGTTCTACAAAGCATTGACGCAGGGAGACTGAAAACATGTGCATTGTTGccaaataatattaaaaataattaaccacCTCGCATTTTGCTTCCACCTCACAACCGCGTGTTACTTTGTGTCGACCTGACACAATTTATTTAACTCCCAATAAAATGCCCCGTTCTCGTTGGTCGTAAAACGTCATAATGTTGATGAATTTGAAGAATATGCATACTTTCAACTGAATGTTGAGAAACCGCTGGCTCACGTTTCCAAGCTTAAGCTCAACTTGATCTATCTTTTGGTCTAAATAAACTGTGTGGACCAGATCAGGTGAACGGTAAGCAGGAGCATTCATCAGGAACAAACAGGCTGTGCTGTGTAGTTATTATCAGATGTTTCGGAAGTGATaccgttttatttttatagatttctTTTGTACATGTCTCTAGAGTAGTTGGAatagtttgtgtttctttttgtggaAATTCCTGTGTCACTGGTGGCACAAATCTTTTCCTAATGCTTGTGAGGTCCAGTAATTCGCTGGCTTCTGTTTCAATTTTTGAGAACTGACCATGACTTCCAAGAGAAGTTATTATTCAGGAAGTTTCCTAAGACGACAGATCTTTTGCCTCATGATGGAAAATAATCAGATGCTGCATAAagcctggagtgttgcttttgGGAGATGTAACATTATTCATGGAAATGTTTATAAGCCCACTCCCTCGGATCAGAAGTTACTGTAAACATCGATTCAACAGGATGCGTTGGTATTGACTCACATGACTTGGAATAGAGCTTCTGCGGTGAAGTCAGAGGGATAATTCTGCCATacagaagaaactttttttaaaacatttttttagcagAAGCAGCTTCTTTGTTACAAATCCTGCTGCTCAGTTAGACAAACTCTGCACTGGTGGCAACACAGTCCTGTTGTGATTTTACTTAAGTAAGGCTAGCTGATAGTTTTGGGCTAAAGTCTGAgcttttgtaaagttttaagAGAAGAACACACGTTGGACTGAATATCTATTTACAAACTCAACACGACTATCTGCAAACAATctgaaatataacaaaaagtGAGGCTGTAAAACGAGGAAATGTTGGTGCTAAAACCTGAGATCACAACATTCAGAACTCAAACTTGATGTGTCTCTTCAAATTGATTTGTCTAAGATGCTTAAGCTACAATCTAAAATACTTAAACAGAATTaattcttaaataatttttaacatcACTCAGCCTTTCCTGTGAATAACTCCAGGCGTTCTCATAACGTCAGTAACTTTTAAGTGTGTAACACTAAATTTACGTTTTGTTTGTTATACTTTTTACTTAAGTTACAATTTATGCACCcaaaaagaacatattttattttgcatatactcatagaaaaacaacaaaaatatctaataaccacctgctttttattaaaagttgcTGGTATTTCCTGGCAAAGAACAACAAGCACTGCTATAGTGGGTTTCCTCAGCATTTTGACTGTAATCAATTGCAGAGGAAACTGGTATTTAGTTTTTTAGAAcagtgaaaagataaaaaaaataaataaataaaggtcaGGACACAATCCTACAGACCCAAAGCAAAAGCAGCTGAGGTGAGCTGGAGTTATAATGCCCTGCAAGTTAGAAAACATTGAACTTGACAACATTGCAGAATTAaggacaataaaaataataatataaaacttacactttattttgtgtacattttttttttcaaacaatattaataGTCCAAGTGTAAATCCAAGTACAGATTGTTTTTGACGAAAGCTACATTCACACAGACTCTGACAGAACCCTAATCACAGTGGGAAAACGAATCTGCATTATTATCACACTCAAAGAAATCCTCCTGAAATAGAATATATCCTGATTCAGGCTGCTGAGCATCTTGAATTTTTGCAGTAATTTGTGGtttcaaatgtttgaaattaaaacatttcaaggtTCTTTATCGTCGTGTCTGACATTGCAAGATAAAATTATTGGCACTCAATTTATACAGTTTTACTTTACAGAAAGTACAAAAGCCTCATGAAAACGTAGCTGCTGCCGAGCGTCCGAGTTTAGAAACGCAGAACACGAGGCTCAGCTATTCCAGTCTTGAAATCGGAAACAGTCGCTGGCGATCTTCCAGACGGGCTGATCGCTGTTTGGTGAGGCCTGAGCTGTGAGGAGGAAATTCTGGTTGAAGAATCGTTGTTTGTTCCCTTCGAACTTGACGATCCCACCAGTCACTACCAGCAACGTGGTCTGGCCTTGGGTTGCTTGCTCTGAGAAAAGACAATGTTATGAGGATGTTACGTTatctatttgttgttttttttttgcctaaaattatttaaacttcGCTGACCGTGAACCGGCTGGCAGTCCAGAGTCTGAACCTGGAACTCGCTGGACGGCAGCGACTCGAAGAACTCTCCCAGAGCGTCCTGTCCTGAAACCGCATTGCCGTTCCACACCAACGTGGCTTTGTCCAGGTAGAGCCGGGTCAGGTTCTGAAACACACAAGTCAGTCAATAACAGCAGCCACAAGCGACCCGCGCCATCTTAAAACAGAAATTGGTCTCCTCTGTTGCACTGGGTCTGAAAGTGTTGGTAATCTCCAGATAATAATGctaaaaatgaatttgaatcCAGAATTATTAAACAGTACTCAACCACTGGTTTTCTGTGTTGTTattgaatttgattttttttatgcgaCTCAAATAGCTACTTATATTCAACATCCAATAAATTAGCACATTTATTcaatgtaaaaagatttttttgaacaaattcaGCAGTAGCACAGTTAATccctacaaaataaatgtaattgacacattttaatttttacgaTTTTTTATTAACATCCAACTTGTAATTtgtaacttcctgtttcctcatAGGTATCAATCTGATGGCGCACAAAGAGTCTTTTTTGCAACTAGGCTAGGTGAGGAGCCATATTTATCAGATGCTACCTTTTCCAtgcctggaaaaaaataaggCCTGCTCTACCATAATAAATGTCAATGTGAGTTGTTTGCCGATTCAAATGGGACTAATAAAAAGGGTGCAAGTCACTTTAATGGGGGGTGTACTATAATCAACTCTTTGAAATGTgagatttcaaataaaaaaatctgttggaCTATGTTGATCAATTGAAAATGATTCACAACATGGCAAAGTACAGAGAGCTTATATAGATGGaaatttcatcatattttttgtgtgaaataataATGCAGCAACAAAAGATTGACTTATTTCaatgtctgtttgtttgtgtctttttacaCAAAGATTCTGTCCGTTTGTCTGTTAACAGATCTGAAACAAAGATGAGTAGTGGACGCCGCTGCTCCCCACTGAGGGATAACAGCAGATTTAACTGATTACAAACACGTCTCTAGACTGCAGTTTTTCCACCGGAAACATACCCACACGTCGGCATGCAGGGTATACTATAACTCGAGGGGACATGCGTGAATTTTTCATTCTGGGAACAAAATGCCCACCCTCCTTTTCTTGTCCACACAGTCGTAGTAAATGTTAACAAACTCCTCGGCATATCTGCAAGACTGGTCAGCATGGGTCCGGAAATCCTACAGAGACAAGGCGAAGTAAACACATTAAGAAGTAAGTAAGCACGATGAATGTAGTAGTTATTAGacttgtcaaaaaaaatttatatttaaaaaaaaaaaaaaaaggagcacgCGCACAGGAAAAACagctagctagttagcggtTTGActaaaaagagattaaaataaacttgtagACATGTTGATAAACCTACCAGAGTGCTCGCCATGTCTGCTCATATATGAAGCGAAACAAATAACAAGGGGAAACGGTAAGAGTTTATACGTATTAATTGTATATTATCTTTTCCCCCCTCTGATTTATTCAGCTAACAGCGCGTCCATCTTACATGTTTTACTTCCGCCTAGCAAATTTCGTGACTACCAAAATAAGATGTGCGCGTTGTCGTTTTAACCAAAGTCAGTAGCGCCACCTAGAGTGGATGGTTCGAGGGTGCCGgtaaattgtcttttaaacattttttttttaaacatcaattattattatttttttaaatgtagaaaaaagatatttgaggaatgatattttgtttatttattctcttcatttatttattcatttttgatcaattgtgtttatttagttGTGAAAAGACTATTGAATTTTCTTTATTAGAATATActtaagtatatatttttattatagtgTCTTAGTTTGGGCGTCGCAGTCCAATTATCAGTGGCTGCCATCTGGCCACTCCATAAACCCCCCACCCTTAGAGGCCTCCCCTCCCCTGACCCAATTATTAATGTTTCTATGAATAAATATGCTTTACGaggaataattaataataatgaccaatattttttttcatttatagatGTAGAATCGATACATTCTACgtttatcaaatcaaatttatcTACAAGCCTATTAAAACGACAAGCGTGAAGAAGATCAGCGTCTTATCAGGcttgatttttatcttttattttgaagagacCGACGTGCACCCACGTCGGATGTGAGGCTCATGATTTCCTGAGTCATCCTCCAGCTTTCAAACGCAACAACTTCGGTCACCTGCACGGCGTCCAACAACTTTCCCGTCGCATTCAAACACACAGAGTGATGGAGAGCTCCGTGTCTAACGTGGAGGTCTGCAATTTAGCCTTCAGCGGGCAGTTCGACAAATTAAAACAGTCCATGCTGTCCGACAAAACACTTGTCAGAAAAACGGACCAGGTCAGCGTCCCCGTCTTTATGTACTCTGTTGGGCTGCGTCGTTTGTGGAGCTAATGACGGCTGTCTGTGGTTTCAGGACGGCAGGACCGCTCTCCACTGGGCTTGTTCTGCTGGACACACCAACATCGTGGAGTTCCTACTCAGCCTGGGAGTTGAGGTCAACCTGCAGGATGATGTGAGCTAAGCTTTAAATTGTGATGCTCTCCGCGTCCCTCCCCCCTAGTGACGGGTTACCGTTAAGTTGACGTAAATGGATGTTATTACAGCGTGATGTGTTCTCCACTCCCCAGGCCCTGTGGAGTCCTCTGCACATTGCTGCATCTGCAGGAAGAGAGGACATAGTGAGATCTCTGATAGGCAGTGGAGCCCAGCTGAATTCAGTTAATCAAAATGGATGCACCCCTCTGCACTACGCCGCCTCCAAAGGCAGATACGAGGTACAGTGTCGTTTGTGCACTAACAGTTGCAAAAAATGCGAAAGACTCCATACTTGTGTATGGGAGTGTAATTTTATGCCTTTGCATTCTTCGTCTTGTCACGTTTAGTCAGCTGCAGTCTTGATTGTATTTTGTTGGGGTTGGGTGTGACGGATCAACGTAAAGTAGAGTAGCACCTGAAGTGTTTctcaataaaaatccaaaaagtgtggcatgcattttgAGCCAAATGCTACATTTACAGCCTCTCGCCGCATGAGGTGTGTCTCTACCagcatgtatttatttgtgtatcTTTCAAAGTTTTGTCACAGATTCTTAATTGGGTTTACATCTGGACTCAAGACATGGAAAAAGCTTTACTCTAAACCATTGTAAAGGCATTCTATTTGTGTATTAAAATGTAACCCAGCCCAATTATTTCTAGGCTGGGTTAAGTCCCTGATGTTTCCTGACAAGGCCTCTGGGCTGACCCATCAGGGGTCAAAAATAATCCTATTAATCACGTTACGGCTGAGGTGAGTTTACAGCTATGTCTGATACAGGCCTCCCTGCACCAGTTCTTATGATTAAACACAACCATAAATCAGGATGTGAGGGAAGTTCAATGtaattcaaatacttttttcatcCCAAAGGGGAATTAAATGTTCTAAATCATATCACCCAAATATTGTTAAAGTGTCACTGTGGATAGTGAAGTTCTCAAAAGTCAACACTTAAATAAAGAGTGAGAAAAACATCTATTTAACTTCTTTTTGCATATTATAAACACTAGttatgaacattttgttttgcctaCTTagtttgtaagaaaaaaaaaaaaagctccaacCTGTCAGTTATTGTATACAGGAACAAAATGAGACGGTAAGCTTTCATCATGTTGTAATCATTCTGCTACTGTACATCTGGCAGCACTTGAAAGACGAGATGCAgacagattaaatgttttagatctgAGTACAATTATTTTGAATTCACATTCCACTCTTTACTGCAGTGTATGAAGTGAACAAAGCAGCTTCTATTATGTTTGGGTTAATAATGCAGGTAGTCCAGCCACACCTTTGTAGTGTGAACTGTGTGGGATTTTGTAACTCAGGCATGAAGACGACAAGTCACTTTTATCCTTAGGTGCAATTTAAAGAATCACAGGAGAAATACACAATTTAAAACTCTCACCGTTTTAAATGGAAGGTGTTCTCTCTGGGATTGAACCCTTAACAGCTTACAGTTCCACCAGGTTACTGTGCCGTGTGAAAGTCTCGAATGTGATGGGAATGATTGTAAAAATCAGTTCCAAATTGAACAGTAAGGACGCAAAGgccttatttaaaatatattcacttttgtttgttttgaatcggcttaaatattttagttctcCTGTCCTTCCTCACTAATGGAACTGATGAGTGCGTAGAGAAAGCAATCtgtaagcaaaaaaagaaaaaatagaaaatcaagTTAAAAATAGCATTGTGTTGGGTCAAATAAATGCCACAAATGCACACAATAGAGAGACGATGTCGATAAGGTGCGCTCTCCTTCGTCCGGAAATAAAAGTGAGAGCCTATCAATATATTGCCACCCTCTCAAAATGACAAGCCAGGAGACGAACAGACAGCTTGTGGTAACCGGAAGAGTTGCTGAGATCCACAGCCGAGTTAgttgttcatttaaaaagaatctggcgggcgtgccgtggtggcgtagcggttagcgccacccatatttggaggccttgagtcctcgacgtggccgtcgcgggttcgactcctggcccctgcgacatttgccgcatgtcttccctcctctccttccccattcctgtcagcctactttcgtaaaaagggacactagagcccacaaaaagaccccctgggggtctttttctaaaaaaaagaaaaagaatctggCCTTTAGTGTGTGCCAAACCTAAACAAATCCTGCTGAGATTTAGAGGAACCAGCAGTCACTGTGGAAGGAAGTGCTCTGATCAGATGGGACAAAGATAAACCAGCACTCCACATCATCCTGAGGACACAGTGCCGCAGTGAgtcagtggtggcagcatcatgatgtggtaGGCAGAGCTAAATATAGGATGGTTTTAGAGAAGGGCTCGAAAATATTCTCTTGCTGCAGCAGGACTATGAGAATTACTCCAAACATGCATATAAATACACTAAAATGGTTTaaagtttagatcaaagcatgtttttgttaaaatgacctagtcaaagtccagacttaaatccaGTGAGAAATCTGCAGAACTTGAAAATCGATGTTCAACCGAAAAGACCTGGAGCTATTTTTGTAGCAAAACATTGTAAAGTTTTCCTTCCAGTTCCAAACGACCTTCCGAcagcttaaagaaaaaaaacacattataaagTAAATTGAATAAATTAGTGACATTATGtaaggtacttttttttttttattccattacTACCAGTGGAAAACTTCTCGTTTAGTTTCCCATTGGTCTCGGCCAAGCCACCTTCTAGTTTTGCTCTCACATCCTACGCTGTTGGTTAAAATTTCCTCTAGGAAGTGGCGCTCGAAAGAGGCTCTTGAGGGCGCCGAGACTTTGGATGAGGAAACGGGCTTTTCGCGTTTAACGGGAAGCAAAGTTTACAACGGGGTTACCTGCGACTGGCATGCGAGACAATTCTGTCTCCTGTTTGCAGATCGCCTTAATGCTGCTGGAAAATGGAGCGGACCCCAATGCCACGGACAAGTTGGCCTCCACTCCCCTGCACAGAGCGTCGGCCAAGGGCAACTACCGTCTCATCCAGCTGCTTCTCAAGCAGAGTGCCTCAACGAACATCCAGGACTCGCAGGGCAACACGGCGCTGTACGTGTGCAAACGCATTTGTCCAAAATTGTCACAGCCGGCGCGGATTTAAATATGTAGAACGAAAGCCGTAACATGTTGCCAGACCAATATGTCATCAGTTGAAGTTTTTTACCTGacttttatgaaaacatgaaggCACCAATTTGTATATCTTTTCTCTTACAGCCATCTTGCGTGTGATGAAGAGCGTTTGGAAGCAGCCAAGTTGCTGGTAGAACACGGTGCCAGCATTTATATTGAGAACAAGGAGGAGAAGACCCCCCTCCAGATAGCCAAGGGTGGCTTGGGGAACATACTCCGCCGGATCGTGGAGGGGTGATGCTTTCTCTGACTCGCTGGTCGTGGTTTGGTTCAAACCGCTACCGTCGCATTCCGATGAAAACCATCAACTCACTCAGTCCTACTTGAGCAGGCCCATTGTTATTTGGTGTGGTCGGTGACATGTGAAAGAGGCATTGGTGTTGAAAAGGGATTGGACTGTTTTTGAGGCTGATCAGTACCTCCTGTTGGGGCTTTGAGACTGACGTGTCTAAGCACAGTTTTTGCAGCAGCACAGTGCGTTTTCTGTGAAAGTTCAAGTGTAGAAATGGCAAAAACGAAACATCAAGTGGCGATGAAATCTGGTTGGAATAAATTTGTTgtacctaaataaaaaaaaaagtgacttggTGATTGTTGaggctgtttttttcctcagtctTTATTACTCTATTTTGTAATGGAGTCACACATGGCTTTGTGCTCGGtgccattcttttttttaaatatcttcaaGGGgcaatttctaaaatatattgtCTTAAGTTTCTTGTTCAACAAAGTACTAAACTTAACTCCTGCTGACTTACAGTACAGCTTCTGAAGTCAAGGTTGACCATAAACACATCAGTAAGTTAGAATGTACAACAAACAGCTATGGAATCCAGTTTGGTCCAAATTCAGTCTCGATTAATCCAACGCATTCCATTGAAATTCCACTCAATTAAAATTGACGTCACATCCGGGAACTTTGTAGCTGACAACCATCTCTGTAGGTGTCTACCTAACATGACAGTGCTACTATggggttgctatgacaacaataaacaagccacatTTGCTGTCTCATTGGGGTCGATCCCTACAGCTGCGATTTTGTTAATATGTCAACAAAATCAAGTGTTCCTATACTTACTCTTTTTTGGTCTCAAAGCCATGGTTCATCATGTTTTACGCTGtgcttgcctaccaagatggccgTTCAGTGGCACAGCTCACCTCctgttcagacttgtgggaattATGTATTGCATGCAGTACCATTCAGTCATATTACAAGCATTAAGTAAGTCATTTTACTTAATGCAGTAATATGACTGCATTAAGGGCAGCTCAAAAGTTATCAAAGaa contains:
- the nxt2 gene encoding NTF2-related export protein 2 — its product is MASTLDFRTHADQSCRYAEEFVNIYYDCVDKKRRNLTRLYLDKATLVWNGNAVSGQDALGEFFESLPSSEFQVQTLDCQPVHEQATQGQTTLLVVTGGIVKFEGNKQRFFNQNFLLTAQASPNSDQPVWKIASDCFRFQDWNS
- the psmd10 gene encoding 26S proteasome non-ATPase regulatory subunit 10, whose product is MESSVSNVEVCNLAFSGQFDKLKQSMLSDKTLVRKTDQDGRTALHWACSAGHTNIVEFLLSLGVEVNLQDDALWSPLHIAASAGREDIVRSLIGSGAQLNSVNQNGCTPLHYAASKGRYEIALMLLENGADPNATDKLASTPLHRASAKGNYRLIQLLLKQSASTNIQDSQGNTALHLACDEERLEAAKLLVEHGASIYIENKEEKTPLQIAKGGLGNILRRIVEG